From Heteronotia binoei isolate CCM8104 ecotype False Entrance Well chromosome 12, APGP_CSIRO_Hbin_v1, whole genome shotgun sequence, the proteins below share one genomic window:
- the NDUFA8 gene encoding NADH dehydrogenase [ubiquinone] 1 alpha subcomplex subunit 8, with amino-acid sequence MPHVVEVPSLEELEVPQVKVSSAVLKAAAHHYGSQCDKPNKEFMLCRWEEKDPRKCLNEGKEVNKCALEFFRKIKLHCAEPFTQYWTCIDYNDLLELRHCRKQQQVFDDCVLENLGWVRPDLGQLSKVTKVQTDRPLPENPYHSRPRPPPNPPVEGELKPAKYGSRLFFWSL; translated from the exons ATGCCGCATGTAGTGGAGGTGCCCTCGCTGGAGGAACTGGAAGTGCCGCAG GTGAAAGTCAGCTCTGCAGTACTGAAGGCAGCTGCTCACCATTATGGTTCTCAATGTGACAAACCCAACAAGGAATTCATGCTTTGCCGCTGGGAGGAGAAGGACCCACGGAAGTGCTTGAACGAAGGCAAAGAAGTCAACAAATGTGCCCTGGAATTTTTCAG GAAGATCAAGTTGCATTGTGCAGAACCCTTTACCCAATACTGGACTTGCATAGATTATAACGACCTATTGGAACTTCGCCATTGCCGAAAACAGCAACAAGTCTTTGATGACTGTGTGCTGGAGAACTTGGGTTGGGTGAGGCCTGATTTGGGTCAGCTGTCTAAG GTCACCAAAGTGCAGACTGACCGGCCTCTCCCTGAGAATCCTTATCATTCCAGGCCAAGACCACCGCCAAACCCACCGGTTGAAGGCGAGCTAAAACCCGCTAAGTATGGCAGCCGACTATTTTTCTGGAGCTTGtaa